From the Lepus europaeus isolate LE1 chromosome 14, mLepTim1.pri, whole genome shotgun sequence genome, the window acccaggtgaagctcctggcttcagcctggcccactcccagcctttgtagccatttggacagcgaaccagcagatgggagatatctctctctatatatatatctcttcctctctctctaactctgaatttcagagaattaaatatatgttttaaaaaagaattaaagaatacTAATATCCTTGAAACTGCAGGAAGCAAAATTTAAAGATACTGCATGAAACAAAAGCTGTCATGATGCTGCTTTTAGGAAGATGGTCAAAATGGCCCTGCTCTGTAAAAGTTAGTCAGAATGCctttacacacacaaacacacacacacacgcagtgtCATGTTACATCAAATGGAGTAACAAAGAAACCAACCAAGAGAAGTATAGCATTCAAGTCATTCTAGTTACTTAATAAATTGAAAACTAAAAATTCGCagttaacattttatataaagttgCTTATTTAAAATTGACAAAGGAAGCCCTAATTTATTTCATCACCAAGAATCTCCATATTCAAAATATCCAAGTCTTAGTAAAGCATGCATTGGCAAAGGGTACAGTAGTCCCCCATAATTTGTGAGGCAAATATTCCAagaccccagtggatgcctgaaattgCAGACAATACCAAAAACTCTATGTACTCATATACTGTGTATTCCCCTAAATATATACATCAATGATAAAACCTAGTttgtaaattaggcacagtaggAGACTAATAATAACTACTCATAAAAGAGAATaatcatggctggcgccgtggctcaataggctaattctccacttgaggcgctggcacaccgggttctagttctggtcggggcgccagattctgtcccggttgcccctcttccaggctagctctctgctgtggcccggaagtgcagtggaggatggcccaagtacttgggccctgcaccccatgggaaaccaggataagcacctggctccagccttcagatcagcgcagtgcgttgaccgcagcacgccggccacagcggccattggaaggtaaaccaacggcaaaggaagacctttctctctcactgtccactctgcctgtcaaaaaaaaagagagagagagagagagaataatcacaaaataaaatattataaacgTTGCATGAATGtgcatgtgagtgtatgtgtactCTACTAACTTTTCTTCCTGTGGTGATATGAGATGACACTTGAAGCATGTTAAGGAGTCTCTTTAGCACATCTGAtttgccagcatcactactctttTGCTGTGGGGTCACAGTTACTTGGACACAATCACTGTGATACCACAACAGTTGATCTGATAACCAAGATAACTCCTAAGTGACCAGCAGGTATCTAGGTAGCATAATACAGCTCAGATACTTGGACAAAGAAATGATTCACATCCCAGACTGGACAGCAAGGATTTCATCACACTCCTCAGAAAGATGTGTAATTTAAAACCTACTGCTTATTATATTTCtccatttaatatttattcactACGGTTGACCAAGGGTAAGTGAATCACATTACAAGGGAAGACTACTTTCTGGCCCAGGATTAGTAGGCATTGAAAATATCTGGTTGGGATGCTGGTTGAGATGCATGTCACATATCAAATTATCTGTGTTCAATgaccagctctgctcctgactgcagtttcctactgatgtagaccctggaaggtaAATGTGATaactcaagtgactgggctcctaAAAACCACAttagagatctggattgtgttcccggcacccagcttctgcccccagcccagtcccagacattgtaggcatctggggagggaactagcagatgaatgttctgtctctctctgcctctcaaataaatatttttaaaatctagattgtaagaagaaagataaaaagattCCAAGGTATATAAGCAAGAATGATCAAGGGAAAAGCAAGCAGGAATAAAAGCTTAAGTGAGTATGAAGTTATTAATGTAATGCTACAGTACTTCCCAGGATTATAGACAGAATACcacatgtttattattttcttaataacttgatattcctaaaatttttaaattgccttttttttttggacaggcagagttagacagtgagagagacagagagacagagagaaaggtcttccttccgttggttcactccccaaatggccactacggctggagctgcgccgatccaaagcgaggagccaggtgcttcctcctggtctcccatgtgggtgcagaacccaagcacttgggccatcctccactgcactcccgggccacagcagagagctggcctggaagaggggcaaccgggacagaaccagcgccctgaccaggactagaacctagagtgtcagcgccgcaggaggaggattagccaagtgagccgtggcgccggccctaaattgCCTCTTAATGTCATATTTTTTACACAATGGGGCAATTTTGAAATGAGGGTAACAAGTAAGAATCAAAAATGCCTTTAAAATATGTTCCATATGGAAGCAAGCTTTtagtccagtggttaagatgcttagGTCGTACACAGGAATAACCGCATCCAATTCCCAGCtcaaactcctgactccagcttcctgccaatacagacctTAGGAGGAAGCAGTGAAGATTCAAGTAATTGAGAACCCTGACATCTCTTTGGGAAACATGGActgtgttccaggctcccggctctggaCAAGCCCCAAtccagccacagccactgcaagcatttgggaagtgagtcgttagacctctctctctctctctctgtctctctctctctctccctctttctctctctctctctctttctctctctctctctcccctttctctgtctcaccctcctccctcaaagtaaaaaatgtaaaaaaaaaaaaaaattaaggacagctctaccatatgacccagctatggCACTTCACAgtatatatacccaaaagaaatgaaatgagcatatAAAAGAAATACCTGCACTTCTATGTTAGTTGCAGTACTATgaacaatagccaagacatggaaccaaccttggtgtccatcaatggataaacagaaaaagaaatagtgtgtgggtggtggcagtggtggggtgTATGGGatagggtgggaggaaggtgtttGGTACTTAAAACTCTTGTTGACATATCcatattccatactggagtacctggatttgatagcaccttggttcctgattccaacttcctgttaatataaattctaggaggcagcataattattcaagtaattgggtcaccgccacccatatgagagacctggattgagcttccagttcctggtttcagccttggcccagtcccagccaccacaggtatctggagagtaaaccaatggataggagagctctctcttgctcactctctctctctctctctctctctctctctccccttctcaaataaattcagaaaaaaaatatagtacaaacatacaatggaataatattcagtGATAGGTCTCCTTTCCCCACCGGCCTGCTGCTGCGGCGGCGATGAGGCAGAAGCACTACCTGGAGGCCGTGGCGCGGAAGCTGCACTATTCCTGCCCAGGCCAGGCTCGCTATCTGCTCTGGGCCTATGGTTCGTCCCACGATAAGAGCAATTTTGAAGAAACATGTCCATACTGTTTCCAGCTGTTGGTTCTGGATAATTCTCGAGTGCACCTCAAACCCAAGGCCAAATTGACACCtaaaatacagaaacttcttaatcgAGAAGCAAGAAATTTTACACTCAGttttaaagaagcaaaaattttgaaaaaatacagaGACTCCAAGAGTGTATTGTTGGTTACTTGTGAAACATGCAACAGAGCAGTTCAGCACCCCGGTAAAAGTAGAAGCTTCCTGCCAGCACTGAAGAGCAGCCCCAGCACTCCACTGAGTAAGCTCAGCCAGGAGATAACAGAGAGAAGGACTCCAAATGCAGTAAACCTTACTCTGTCTGCGTCCAGAGGCAAGAGCCCGGCACTGACTTTCAGAACACCCACATCTGGACAGTCAACACCTATTTGCTCCCCAAAGAATGTgagcagaacaaaaaaatacttctCTCAACTGAAGATGTTGCTCAGCAAGAGTGAATCCCAAGAGAACCCAAAGATGGACTTCAGAAATTTCTTGTCTTCTCTTTGAAGGCTGTTGTAAAAATATGTCTACACTAA encodes:
- the LOC133773809 gene encoding UPF0711 protein C18orf21 homolog; the encoded protein is MRQKHYLEAVARKLHYSCPGQARYLLWAYGSSHDKSNFEETCPYCFQLLVLDNSRVHLKPKAKLTPKIQKLLNREARNFTLSFKEAKILKKYRDSKSVLLVTCETCNRAVQHPGKSRSFLPALKSSPSTPLSKLSQEITERRTPNAVNLTLSASRGKSPALTFRTPTSGQSTPICSPKNVSRTKKYFSQLKMLLSKSESQENPKMDFRNFLSSL